In Candidatus Methanomethylophilaceae archaeon, the DNA window ATGGGAGATCACGTACTCCGCGACCGCCATCCTGTTCCAGTAGGACGTGCGGGGGTTCTCCATGATCTTCTCCACGTAGTGCTGGTTCATGGCGATGGTGTTGGTGCGGTTCATCCTCTTGTTGAGGTAGCCCTCGGTGAAGGTGGTCTTCGTGTACTTGGGGCTCCTCGCGAGGTAGATCCAGCCCTCCGGGGGCTTCTGGCCGCCGCGCTCGGCTTCGGCCCTGCGTATCCTCATCAGGATTGCCTCCGAAGACGAACTCGACCGTGACCTCGCCGTTGGATGCGGTGAAGCGGGGGATGCGGCCCTCCGAGGAGACGTCCTCCCTCACGGGGAAGCCGTCCATCTCGCAGCCCTCGATCATCTTGGGGGTCTAGCCCTCGGGAGGCGAGGGATGAGGCTTCAGGTCGATGCGGGATTCCTCGGCCCCGGCATCCTTCCCGGACAGCTCCTCGTCGACGAGGTGGATCGATCTGAGGAGGTCCAGAGCGCCCTCGGCGTCCGGATGGCCGGGGTCAGCGTCCCTGCCGTACATCTCTATGGAGGAATGCACGATGCCGTAGATGCGCTGGAGCTCGGAGTCGGGACGCGGCGTAGGTGGCCTTCGACGCATCCCTCAGGGTCTTTCCCGGCCATGCTTTTGTCGAATAGAGGTCGGCGTCAGTGGATAGAGCGAGGATGCGGGGGTCGAAGTTCTTGTCTTCGGAATAGCCGTCGAAGATGTCCTCGCAAGTCTGGAGGTAAGAATCCACCGCGCCGTTCCACTCGTCGTAGCCGAAGAGGTCCTCCAGGGTCTCCATCGTGAGGCCGAGGAAGCTCAGCAGGCAACCCTGCAGGGAGCGGTCTGGGGAAGCGTCCTCGAAGTACTCGAAGACGAAGGCATAGGCGAGGGAGATGAGCCTCATCTCCGCGGTGTCGGAGATGTCGGAGGCCGCGTCCATTAGGATGGCGGCGTTCCTGCCGATGCGGGCGCTGTATTCGATGTTCAGATAGTCTTCCGCTGCGACGAGGTGGTCCGCGGGTACGACCGCCACCCGTTCGACCCGTCCCTCGATCTGGAGCACCTGGCGATAGAGTGCTGCCGCCGGATGCTCCCGGAGGAGATGTTCACGTGGAGGGAGCACTATGTCTACGGGACGCCGTCCCTCAGGCCGTTCTCGAGGACCATGTCTGAGGAGGAGGCGAAGAAGATAGACCTCATGGGGAGGATACCGGGAATCCTCGTCCCGAATGAGATGTTTACCCAGGTATGCGGGTGCGCCGAGAGGCCGGGGGTCCGTCTGAGGCTGAGCCGCGACATCCCAGCCCTCGTCAGCCTCTCTATTCATCTTAAAGAGAGAATGTGCAGGTCCTGCCTGAGAAAGGGATGCACAAACTGGAAGGAGTCCAATCCCTGCTGGGAGAGGGACCAGTGCGGGGGATGCCTCGGAGGGTACATGTGGGACAGAAAGACTGCAGCCAGATAACCCAAAGCCGACGTCAGCGTCGAGAAAACTTCTTTTCAATTGATTATACAAATGCATTTCAGACAGTACCAACAGTTATTTCCCGATCACTTTCATCTGAGTTTCCTTACATCCTCACTTATATCGAATTCTGATAACGAGGTTCACATCCCGCCGTGATGGTGGAACATCATTGCCCTGCGGAAACGCTCCTCGCCCATCCTCTGACGAATGGCTTCCATGCGCTCGTCCGGGTCCTCCGGAAGCCCCGGATCCTGCGATAGCTTGTCCGATAAAGTTTCCGAGTGCAGCTCAGATTGCATTAATTGCTAGAATAGCGTACCATGAATCATGGCACTCGACAATATCAGCGAGATGACGCTCGAGGAATGCGAGAAGAAGCTCGACGAGCTTCTGGATTCCGACGATGCCGAGGACGAGGACATCATTGCCCTGTACACGGCCATGGGCGATAAGGCCAAAGAGGAAGGGGAATTCGAAAAGTCCAAGGAGTACTACATGAACGCCCTGACCGAGACACTCATGAAGTACGGCGAGTCCAGCATCGAAGCTGGGGACGCCGCCATGAACGCTGGGAACGGACTGTTCAACACATCGGACTACGAGGCCGCCCTAGAATACTATACCAAGGCCCTTGAGACCTTCGAGGAGACGTCTCCCGACGACTGCGACAGGATGACCGTGGCCATGAGGAGCATCGGAGACTGCCACTTCTACTCCGAGAATTACGAGGAGGCAGTCAGCTGCTTCACTGCGGCCATGGACTTCCTGAAGACGAAGAAAAGCGAGGACGACCCCGAATTCTACCGTCTCTACAGCACCATGGCCGAGACCCTCTCGAAGATGGAGAAGTTCGAAGAAGCGCTCGGATACTACAAGAAAGGCTTCGACATAAAGAGGAAGTTCGTCGAGAGCGACATGGACCTCATGGAGGACTACGAGGGCATCGGCAAGTGCTGCGAGAAGCTCGGAAAGAACGAGGAGGGGATCGAGGCTTTCAGCAAGATCGTCAAGGCGATCAAGGAGACGATGCCCGAAATGGACTTCCTGGCAAAAGAGTTCCAGAGCCATGTCGACGCCATGAAGGACGCGATATCCAAGCAGTGAGGATGCTCGTCCGGCCGGGGCTTCGGAGCCTCGGCCCTTTTCATATCAGCCCTTCAGGGCCTTCGCTTCTCATCCTGAGTCCGCATCCGTGCCATCCGGACGTCTGTACGAATCCGTTCCAGCGGGCGGTCAACGGCGACTCGATGCCGGGGCACATCGCCCTACCGTCTTGTAGGAAACGTTCCAAAAGAACATACATCACACCCGTGATTCAGCAGGGGCCGTTGCACACGATCGCAGATAATAGGATCGAATCCTCACTTATGCATCAAGTTGATAACTAGTATAACGTTTCATAATTACATTAACTTATTAGACAGTAATCTCGTTCATCTTGTAGGTCCATCTGAATATTGCCGGCTCCTGGTTAACCTGGTCGATATGCCGGTAGATCCTGTCGATGAGCTCTTCCTTCGAGCCAACGCGTATGCCTCTGAGAAGCGCTCTGGCCATCTTCCCGAAGAAAGACTCCACTATGTTCAGCCAGGATCCGTGCTTGGGCGTGAAGACGAACGCGAATCTTTTAGGCTTCGTATCCAAGTAATGCATGACCTATTTGGAGGTGTGCGCCTTGAAATCATCCATAACGAGGCGGATGCGCTCCGCATCCGTGTACTTCTCGTCCACGATCTTCAGGAACTCTATGAAATCGAGCTTTTGTGGGTCTCGCTGACCAGGGGCACTATCTGCCCGCTCATGAGATCCAGCCCTGCCAGCAGTCTGACCGTCCCATGCCTCACGTATTCCGAATCGCGCCCTACGAATCCATGGCCTCCGGATACAGGCCGGTCGTCAGCAGTGTTTCCTGCCGCATGAATGCCCGGCTTCTCATCGAAGGACAGAGTCACCATACCCGTGTCCTCCTCGGAGTTCACCCCCATCCGGATTTCCTTGTACATCATGATGACCTCTTTCATCTTCTCAGCGAACTCTGGATCGCGTTTCTCGAGATAGTAGCGGATGCGGAAAGGTTTGATATTGCCCTCGTCCAGGAACTTCTAGACCATGGACTTGTTTATGTTGGCAAGATTAGGATGGCTGTCTTCGACGCAATGCTCGCGGATGTGCTTCGCGAGCTTGCTCTGGCTGCACAGCTCCTCCGGGTATCCGAATTCCGTGGGCTTGTAGCAGGCTATGTGCTTGACGTACGCCTTGTCATCGTCGGTGATCGTGGCGACCTTTCCGCTGCGCGGGAGGTCGTCCAAGGAAGCCAATGGGCCGATGGACATGCATTTGTTGACAAGCTTCGATATCGCGACCGTGCTAAGCCCGACCTCTTCAGCAATGTGCTTATTCGGTATGCTGTCTTCGTACATGAGCAGGACCCTCGCACGCTGCTTATGAGCTGCGGGCTCCATCCTGCTGGACGCTATCCGCTGGAGCTCGTCGCGTTCTTCGTTCGTGAACTGGAGGCTCTTCGTTCTCGGTCTTGCCAATTCGTACAGCCATTCCTTTGGTACGAAATAGGACTATCGCTATATTAATTAATTTAATTTAGAAACGATATACTAGGTCCCGATATGCCTGTGGACATACCGGGAG includes these proteins:
- a CDS encoding tetratricopeptide repeat protein — encoded protein: MALDNISEMTLEECEKKLDELLDSDDAEDEDIIALYTAMGDKAKEEGEFEKSKEYYMNALTETLMKYGESSIEAGDAAMNAGNGLFNTSDYEAALEYYTKALETFEETSPDDCDRMTVAMRSIGDCHFYSENYEEAVSCFTAAMDFLKTKKSEDDPEFYRLYSTMAETLSKMEKFEEALGYYKKGFDIKRKFVESDMDLMEDYEGIGKCCEKLGKNEEGIEAFSKIVKAIKETMPEMDFLAKEFQSHVDAMKDAISKQ
- a CDS encoding transposase, translated to MHYLDTKPKRFAFVFTPKHGSWLNIVESFFGKMARALLRGIRVGSKEELIDRIYRHIDQVNQEPAIFRWTYKMNEITV